One genomic window of Stigmatopora nigra isolate UIUO_SnigA chromosome 13, RoL_Snig_1.1, whole genome shotgun sequence includes the following:
- the pxdn gene encoding peroxidasin — MALRAAHLLATACLLLASHPGSVSSCPSRCLCFRTTVRCMHLNLETVPAVSPQTTILDLRFNKIKDFQPGSFSRLKNLNTLLLNNNHIRRIARGAFEDLENLKYLYLYKNEIQSIDRQAFKGLVSLEQLYLHFNNIDSLEPESFSHLPKLERLFLHNNRITQLVPGTFSNLQAMKRLRLDSNSLNCDCELLWLADLLKQYAESGNAQAAATCDYPIRLQGRSVATLTAEELSCEVPRITSQPQDVDVISGNTVYFTCRAEGNPKPQIIWLRNNNALNMRDDSRLNLLEDGTLMIQNTRETDQGVYQCMAKNVAGEVKTSEVTLRYFGAPSRPSFVIQPQNTEVLVGESVTLECSATGQPQPRISWTKADLTPIPNDARINTTPSGGLYIQNVVQADGGQYTCFASNNVDTIQAAAFIIVQATPQFTVTPEDQSILEGHAVDFQCEATGYPQPVIDWTRGGNPLPADRRYSVSSSGTLRITRAEVQDEGQYECQAANPVGTIRAAVQLNIQQRVTPFFTNAPSDTTVESGQDVQIPCSAQGHPQPVLTWNKDGLQVTESGKFHISPDGYLEVKDVGTADGGRYECVARNAIGYEVVRMVLTVTVPAVSRQGDTFVTTSLEQAIRNVDSAIESTRRRLFDGQPRTPGELLALFRYPRDPYTVEQARAGEIFEQTLLLIQSHVNQGLMFDTSGTEFRYNDLVSPHLLDLIGNLSGCTAHRRINNCSDICFHQKYRSHDGTCNNLQHAMWGASHVPFERLLRSVYDNGFNLPRGATGQPQSNYRLPLPRSVSTAMMGTESITPDDQYTHMLMQWGQFLDHDMDATVAALSQSRFSDGQLCTQACTNDPPCFPILFPANDPRQLRSGARCMFFARSSPVCGSGMTSLLMNSVYPREQMNQLTAYLDASNVYGSSRHESEEIRDLASQRGLLRQGIIQRTGKPLLPFATGPPTECMKDENQSPIPCFLAGDHRANEQLALTAMHTVWFREHNRVATELLRLNPHWDGDTIYHEARKIVGAQMQHITYSHWLPKILGEAGMKMMGPYTGYDPNINAGILNAFATAAFRFGHTLINPILYRLDEDFRPISQGHVSLHQAFFSPFRIVNEGGIDPLLRGLFGVAGKMRVSSQLLNTELTEKLFSMAHAVALDLAAMNIQRGRDHGIPPYSDYRTYCNLTLAQTFEDLRNEIKDPTVREKLQRLYGTPLNIDLFPALMVEDLVPGSRLGPTLMCLLASQFKRLRDGDRFWYENPGVFTPAQLTQLKQASLSRVLCDNGDNITRVQHDVFRVAEAPHGYGGCDSIPQVDLRMWQDCCEDCRTKGQFNALSYHFRGRRSADHSYRDSKPDDSINSATERAKISLVNVTATSTKSTDPPVSDFQDFVYDMQKTITGLRKQIKRLEARLSKTDCTDSNGLERTDGEQWQQDTCTQCQCKNTRVTCFVESCLPAPCRQPVKLKGACCPVCLDLAKWQKAERSHE, encoded by the exons GTACCTGCACTTCAACAACATAGACTCATTGGAGCCAGAATCATTCAGTCATCTCCCAAAGCTTGAGCGATT GTTTTTGCATAACAACAGAATCACCCAGCTGGTCCCAGGAACCTTCTCCAATCTGCAGGCCATGAAACGACT GCGCTTGGATTCTAATTCGTTAAACTGTGACTGTGAGTTGCTGTGGCTTGCGGACCTTCTCAAACAATATGCAGAATCGGGAAACGCCCAAGCTGCTGCCACATGCGACTACCCCATCCGTCTGCAGGGAAGATCGGTTGCCACGTTAACAGCTGAGGAGCTCAGCTGCG AGGTGCCCAGGATCACCTCTCAGCCCCAGGATGTGGATGTTATATCGGGGAACACCGTCTACTTCACTTGCAGGGCAGAGGGAAACCCAAAACCGCAGATCATCTGGCTCCGCAACAA CAACGCTCTTAACATGCGTGATGACAGTCGCCTGAACCTGCTGGAGGATGGGACGCTGATGATTCAAAACACAAGAGAAACCGACCAGGGAGTTTATCAGTGTATGGCCAAAAATGTGGCTGGGGAGGTCAAGACCTCGGAGGTCACCCTACGATATTTTGGAGCACCTT CAAGACCAAGTTTTGTCATCCAGCCCCAAAACACTGAGGTTCTGGTGGGTGAGAGTGTGACTTTGGAGTGCAGCGCCACAGGCCAGCCTCAACCCCGAATCTCTTGGACCAAGGCCGACCTGACGCCTATCCCCAACGACGCTCGCATTAACACCACTCCTTCTGGAGGGCTTTATATTCAAAATGTGGTCCAGGCTGACGGGGGGCAGTACACCTGTTTCGCCTCCAATAATGTGGATACGATTCAGGCGGCAGCTTTTATCATTGTCCAAG CAACACCCCAGTTTACGGTCACACCAGAGGATCAGTCAATCCTGGAAGGCCACGCTGTGGATTTCCAATGCGAGGCCACAGGTTACCCCCAACCGGTTATCGACTGGACTCGAGGGGGCAACCCATTACCTGCAGACCGCCGATACTCAGTCTCCTCTTCTGGCACTCTCCGAATCACTCGGGCTGAGGTTCAAGATGAGGGCCAGTACGAATGCCAGGCCGCCAACCCAGTAGGAACCATCCGTGCTGCCGTACAACTCAACATACAACAGAGAG TAACGCCCTTTTTCACAAATGCTCCAAGTGACACGACAGTGGAGTCTGGTCAGGATGTCCAGATTCCCTGCAGCGCTCAGGGTCATCCACAACCTGTCCTTACCTGGAACAAG GATGGCTTACAGGTGACTGAGAGTGGTAAATTCCACATCAGCCCTGATGGCTATTTAGAGGTAAAGGACGTGGGCACGGCTGACGGGGGTCGCTACGAGTGTGTCGCCCGCAATGCCATTGGCTATGAGGTTGTGCGCATGGTACTAACCGTCACAG TTCCAGCAGTGAGCAGACAGGGAGACACATTTGTGACCACTTCCTTAGAGCAGGCCATCCGGAATGTTGACAGCGCTATTGAGTCTACAAGGAGACGTCTCTTTGATGG TCAGCCTCGTACCCCAGGAGAGCTTCTTGCCCTTTTCCGTTACCCACGTGACCCTTACACAGTGGAGCAGGCTCGTGCTGGCGAGATTTTTGAGCAGACTCTGCTTCTCATTCAGAGCCACGTCAACCAGGGTCTCATGTTTGACACCAGCGGCACAG AGTTTCGTTACAACGACCTGGTGTCTCCGCACCTACTGGACCTGATCGGCAACCTGTCAGGATGCACGGCCCACCGCCGCATCAACAATTGTTCCGACATCTGTTTCCACCAAAAGTACCGCAGCCACGACGGCACTTGTAACAACCTACAGCACGCCATGTGGGGCGCCTCGCACGTCCCCTTCGAAAGGCTCTTACGATCGGTCTACGATAACGGCTTCAATCTTCCGAGAGGAGCCACGGGGCAGCCTCAAAGCAACTACAGGCTTCCCCTGCCCAGGTCGGTGTCCACCGCCATGATGGGAACGGAGTCGATCACCCCGGACGATCAATACACTCACATGCTGATGCAGTGGGGTCAGTTTCTGGATCACGACATGGACGCGACGGTGGCTGCCCTCAGCCAGTCGCGCTTCTCCGACGGACAGCTGTGCACACAGGCCTGCACCAACGACCCGCCGTGTTTCCCCATCCTCTTCCCCGCCAACGATCCACGGCAACTGAGAAGCGGTGCCCGCTGCATGTTCTTCGCCCGCTCCAGTCCGGTGTGCGGCAGCGGCATGACCTCCCTGCTCATGAACAGCGTGTACCCGAGAGAGCAAATGAACCAGCTCACCGCTTATCTCGACGCCTCCAACGTCTACGGTAGCTCGCGTCACGAATCCGAGGAGATCCGCGATCTGGCCAGCCAGCGAGGTTTACTCCGGCAAGGGATTATCCAGCGGACCGGGAAGCCCCTGCTGCCTTTTGCCACGGGACCTCCCACCGAGTGTATGAAGGATGAAAATCAAAGTCCCATTCCCTGCTTCTTGGCCGGGGACCACCGTGCCAATGAACAGCTGGCGCTCACAGCCATGCACACCGTCTGGTTCAGGGAACACAACCGGGTCGCCACAGAGTTACTCAGACTCAACCCCCATTGGGACGGGGACACAATCTACCACGAGGCCAGAAAGATAGTGGGAGCCCAAATGCAACACATCACGTACAGTCATTGGTTGCCAAAG ATCCTAGGAGAGGCTGGCATGAAGATGATGGGGCCGTACACAGGTTATGACCCCAATATTAACGCGGGCATCCTCAATGCTTTCGCCACTGCGGCGTTCCGCTTCGGACACACCCTCATTAACCCGATACTCTACAGGTTAGATGAGGACTTCCGGCCTATCTCCCAGGGTCACGTCTCCCTGCATCAGGCCTTCTTCTCGCCCTTTCGCATCGTGAACGAGGGTGGCATTGACCCCTTGCTCCGCGGGCTCTTTGGCGTGGCGGGTAAAATGCGGGTCTCCTCGCAGCTGCTCAATACTGAGCTGACTGAAAAGTTGTTTTCGATGGCCCACGCTGTGGCCTTGGACCTGGCGGCCATGAACATACAGAGAGGAAGGGATCACGGCATTCCGCCATATAGCGATTACAGGACATATTGTAACCTGACGTTGGCTCAGACATTTGAGGATTTGAGGAACGAGATTAAGGACCCCACCGTCAGAGAGAAGCTGCAGAG GCTTTATGGAACTCCTCTCAACATCGACTTGTTCCCCGCCCTAATGGTAGAAGACctagtccctggcagtaggctCGGCCCAACTCTCATGTGTCTGCTGGCATCTCAGTTCAAACGATTGCGGGATGGAGACAG GTTCTGGTATGAAAACCCAGGTGTGTTCACACCGGCACAGCTGACTCAACTGAAGCAGGCCTCGCTGTCTCGGGTGCTATGCGACAACGGAGATAACATCACACGTGTGCAGCACGACGTCTTCAGGGTGGCGGAGGCGCCACACGGCTACGGCGGCTGTGACAGTATCCCGCAGGTCGACTTGAGAATGTGGCAGGACTGttgtgaag ACTGCAGAACCAAGGGTCAATTCAACGCCCTGTCCTACCACTTTAGAGGGCGTAGGTCAGCTGATCACAGTTACAGAGACAGCAAACCGGATGACAGCATCAACAG TGCCACTGAACGAGCTAAAATAAGCTTAGTCAATGTTACTGCCACCTCCACAAAGAGCACTGATCCCCCAGTTAGCGATTTCCAGGACTTTGTTTACGATATGCAGAAGACGATCACAGGCTTACGCAAACAG ATAAAACGATTGGAGGCTCGTTTGAGCAAAACTGACTGCACTGACAGTAACGGGCTTGAGCGGACAGATGGAGAGCAATGGCAACAGGACACATGCACTCAATGTCAATGCAAA AACACCAGAGTCACCTGTTTTGTAGAATCCTGTCTGCCGGCCCCGTGCAGACAGCCAGTCAAGCTAAAAGGCGCCTGCTGCCCCGTGTGCCTGGATTTAGCCAAGTGGCAAAAAGCAGAGCGCAGCCATGAGTAA